The genomic interval CCGCCGTGaagcgcgccgtcgccgcggtgttcgcggaggtggaggggcTGGAGCGCGTGGAGGCGCTCGTCGACGTGCGCAACGCGGCGTCGCAGCGCGTGCTGGAGAAGGCCGGGTTCCGGCGGGAGGCCGTGCTGCGCAGGTACTGCGTGCTCAAAGGGGATGTCAGGGACATGGTCATCTACAGCTTCGTCTCAACTGATCCTCTCGTTCATTAGCTGATCGATACATCATCCGTGTAACCTTGAGCCAGTGGTATCATGCAGTTCGAACGACTAGGtgtttatattaataatatataatacataattTGTACTTTTACTATTAATCAAACAGacgtttaaatttttgttcttCGATTAAATGCCCGGGCAACAATATATGAGGAATGTATGAGGGGATAGAGAGGGTATGTATTAGATTTTTGACTTACGTACGtgcttttaaattattacCCAGCAACAATGACCAGATTTGatcgataaaattaaaattttcagataTTTAATCCGTAGACAAATCCATAATTTTTCTAATGTACtgtaacataaataatataaaaacgtCGGTGACGGAGTGCAGGATGTCGTCCGACCTGCTCCGCCGCTGGTTGCTCAAAACACGTGTGCAAATTGAACAACCTCGAAGGACAGCGTGTCTGAAATTGatgtataaaatcaaattttagaaattagattagaaaatatatctccgtCTCTCAGGCTTAAAATTATCTTAGCTCTATTCttaatttaaagaaaaatatgggtTCTTGATACAAGTTATtcacatttaaatttctatagagaaggatataatttttatgtctaaTATTCGTTAGATGAATCCAATACAATTTGTTTTGAGTGGAGaaccaatataaaattttaaatagtaaaatattaaCATTTTCTAACGCTAAAAGAAAAGCAACCTCGAGCAATTAATGTGGCCTTTATATATAGAATGAAAATATTGGGCTGAAAGACTTTCCAGCTCAAAGGAGGATTCACAATCGAATAAGAAgaggtggccgccggcggtgcGGCAGCGAACGCCCATGGAGACGGTGACCCTCCGCCGGTTCGAGCTCTCCGACGTGGACGCCATGATGGCGTGGGCGTCGGACCCCGAGGTGGCCGCCTTCTGCCGGTGGGAGCCGTACGAGTCGACGGAGCCCCTGCTCGCCTACCTCCGCGACACCGTGCTGCCGCACCCGTGGTTCCGCGCCAtctgcctcgccggcggcgaccgccCCGTCGGCGCGGTGTCCCTGGCGCCGACGGAGGACGCGTGCCGCGGGGAGCTCGGGTACGTGGTGGCGCGCGCGCACTGGGGCAAgggcgtggcgacggcggcggtgaggcgcgCGGTCGCCGCGGTgttcggcggcgaggtggagggGCTGGCGCGCGTGGAGGCGCTCGTCGACGTTGACAACGCGGCGTCGCAGCGCGTGGTGGGGAAGGCCGGGTTCCGGCGGGAGGGCGTGCTCCGGCGACACTACTGGCACAAGGGCCGCGTCCGGGACTTGGTCATGTACAGCTTCATCTCCTCCGACCTTCTCACCTAGTAGAAATCGCACTCTGGCAACGcaattctccttttcttttaccaaATTTGGTATTAcgagtatcaaattttacgttaaaattttagtatctataCCTACCTGAGTAGTACACTAAAATTgttctaattttatttatatagagTATAATCTACACCTCGAATAAGATAACTAATCCGTTAATTAGTTTAGATTAAGTATGATCTAATTATCTAAATAAGATACTCTGGTATGC from Oryza brachyantha chromosome 3, ObraRS2, whole genome shotgun sequence carries:
- the LOC102717976 gene encoding uncharacterized N-acetyltransferase p20-like gives rise to the protein METVTLRRFELSDVDAMMAWASDPEVAAFCRWEPYESTEPLLAYLRDTVLPHPWFRAICLAGGDRPVGAVSLAPTEDACRGELGYVVARAHWGKGVATAAVRRAVAAVFGGEVEGLARVEALVDVDNAASQRVVGKAGFRREGVLRRHYWHKGRVRDLVMYSFISSDLLT